In Bradyrhizobium sp. CCBAU 051011, the following are encoded in one genomic region:
- a CDS encoding DUF4908 domain-containing protein yields MIVGAALTLIVSHGALAAENGPRLRIGHYSTGSGLMGFVIDRMGTPIKLRFDGSDEILALTAEQAPYNSMTLKRDDGVSVLRIYETGRILVFSDKLSGGSADAYRDQEAEPLVVKKATKEQAETEAESLGRKLRGAGAPALAISLDAPRLSADSAAWSAMADAIAVTGITLEEMLTSPIAREVIAAKLRRVVIRDADRVDVRLADDALIVEVKAMEAVTGRPSSARLKSAIGDLL; encoded by the coding sequence ATGATCGTCGGCGCCGCCCTCACCTTAATCGTCAGCCATGGTGCCCTCGCAGCGGAGAATGGCCCGCGGCTTCGCATCGGCCATTACAGCACCGGCAGCGGATTGATGGGCTTTGTGATCGACCGGATGGGGACGCCGATCAAGCTGCGCTTCGACGGCTCCGACGAAATCCTGGCCTTGACCGCCGAGCAGGCTCCATACAATTCGATGACGCTCAAGCGCGATGACGGCGTCTCGGTTCTTCGGATCTATGAAACGGGCCGCATCCTCGTATTCAGCGACAAATTGTCGGGCGGTTCGGCTGACGCGTATCGTGACCAGGAAGCCGAGCCGCTCGTCGTCAAGAAGGCAACGAAGGAGCAGGCCGAGACCGAGGCTGAGTCCCTAGGGCGCAAGCTCAGGGGCGCGGGCGCCCCGGCGCTCGCGATCTCGCTCGACGCGCCGCGCCTTTCCGCTGACTCCGCCGCATGGTCCGCCATGGCGGACGCAATCGCGGTCACCGGAATTACTCTGGAGGAGATGCTCACCTCACCGATCGCACGCGAGGTTATCGCGGCGAAACTGCGGCGCGTCGTCATCCGCGACGCCGACCGGGTCGACGTCAGGTTGGCGGACGACGCCCTGATCGTGGAGGTCAAAGCAATGGAGGCGGTTACAGGCCGGCCGTCCTCGGCGCGCCTCAAGTCTGCGATCGGCGACCTCCTGTAG
- the greA gene encoding transcription elongation factor GreA, giving the protein MSVAFTKEDSAETASETLLPDRPVSPHPNLVTEAGLKALEFQLHQAREAYETAQKIEDVNERRRQAAIPLRDARYFAARVRTAQVIPNPTSTDTVAFGSTVTFRRDDGRVQKYRIVGEDEADPKAGSISFVSPVARLLMGKAIGDEVGASGQTLEIISIS; this is encoded by the coding sequence TTGAGCGTTGCCTTCACCAAGGAAGACAGTGCCGAAACGGCGTCGGAGACCTTGCTCCCCGACCGCCCGGTCTCGCCTCATCCGAACCTTGTCACGGAAGCAGGCTTGAAGGCTCTGGAATTTCAGCTCCACCAGGCTCGCGAGGCATACGAGACCGCGCAGAAGATCGAAGACGTGAATGAACGACGGCGGCAAGCAGCAATTCCGTTGCGTGATGCGCGCTACTTTGCGGCGAGAGTTCGTACGGCTCAGGTCATCCCCAATCCGACATCGACTGACACTGTCGCCTTTGGCAGCACGGTGACCTTCAGGCGAGACGACGGGCGCGTGCAGAAATATCGTATTGTGGGAGAGGACGAAGCGGACCCCAAGGCCGGTTCTATTTCCTTCGTATCACCGGTGGCAAGGCTTCTGATGGGCAAGGCTATCGGGGATGAAGTCGGCGCATCCGGCCAAACGCTTGAGATTATTTCGATCTCGTAG
- a CDS encoding Gfo/Idh/MocA family protein, with protein MAEPRIRLGMVGGGEGAFIGAVHRIAARLDDRYELVAGALSASPDKAIRSAAAIGLGSDRSYPDFRTMAQAEAARTDGIEAVAIVTPNHMHAAVADVFVDAGVHIICDKPLTTTLEEARRLRDKARTSGLIFAVTYNYSGYPLVRHARSMVQGGELGAIRIVQIEYPQDWLADPLEAAGQKQADWRTDPARSGAGGCVGDIGTHAYQLAHFVTGMMPQQILAETTIFVPGRRVDDNVQILLRYGNGARGALWASQVAVGNDNGLRLRIFGEKGGLDWRQEEPNLLTWSPLGDAPRLIRRGTTSMNAAGQRVNRIPPGHPEGYLEAFATIYTEVATAIVASRTASLADPGLTFPTIEDGFAGVAMVDAVLRSSAAGGIWMPVEL; from the coding sequence ATGGCTGAGCCACGCATTCGACTTGGAATGGTAGGCGGCGGGGAAGGCGCCTTCATCGGCGCCGTCCACCGTATCGCTGCGCGTCTGGACGATCGTTACGAACTCGTCGCTGGCGCGCTTTCGGCCTCGCCCGATAAAGCGATCCGATCGGCGGCGGCCATCGGCCTTGGGTCCGATCGATCCTATCCGGACTTTCGGACCATGGCCCAGGCCGAGGCCGCGCGAACCGACGGTATCGAGGCGGTTGCGATCGTCACTCCAAACCATATGCACGCCGCTGTCGCCGACGTCTTCGTGGATGCGGGTGTTCATATCATCTGCGACAAACCGTTGACGACAACCCTTGAGGAGGCGCGCCGGTTGCGCGACAAGGCACGCACGAGCGGACTAATATTTGCCGTCACCTATAATTATTCCGGTTATCCGCTTGTCCGCCATGCCCGCTCGATGGTTCAGGGCGGCGAACTCGGCGCGATCCGGATCGTGCAGATCGAATATCCGCAGGATTGGTTGGCCGATCCGCTTGAGGCTGCGGGCCAGAAACAGGCCGACTGGCGTACCGACCCAGCGCGCTCGGGTGCCGGCGGCTGCGTCGGCGACATCGGTACCCATGCATATCAGCTGGCGCACTTTGTCACCGGGATGATGCCTCAGCAGATTCTGGCCGAGACGACCATCTTCGTGCCGGGCCGCCGTGTCGATGACAACGTGCAAATCCTGCTGCGTTACGGGAACGGGGCGCGGGGCGCATTATGGGCGAGCCAGGTTGCAGTCGGAAACGACAATGGACTGCGATTACGGATCTTCGGCGAGAAGGGCGGTCTGGATTGGCGGCAGGAAGAGCCGAACCTTCTCACCTGGTCGCCGCTCGGAGACGCACCACGATTGATCCGCCGCGGCACAACGTCCATGAACGCCGCCGGTCAGCGCGTCAATCGTATTCCACCCGGCCATCCTGAGGGATACCTGGAAGCGTTCGCGACGATCTATACCGAAGTGGCCACAGCTATTGTGGCCAGTCGTACGGCATCCCTTGCCGATCCGGGGCTGACCTTTCCAACGATTGAAGATGGCTTTGCCGGTGTTGCGATGGTGGACGCCGTCCTGCGCTCGAGCGCGGCCGGCGGGATCTGGATGCCGGTTGAATTGTGA
- a CDS encoding DUF5339 domain-containing protein, which yields MSVYFNVVVQTHVVKEKKVMHHTTTEAAIDSRLRSALPLLHMAGAVLLVIAVAGPARAQNTGIAACDDFLAKYDTCVTSKLPEAQRATYKAQLDQTRKTWLDMAKNPSTKPAMEQSCKQTMDAIKTSLQGFGCSF from the coding sequence TTGTCCGTCTACTTCAATGTTGTTGTCCAAACTCACGTTGTAAAGGAGAAGAAGGTAATGCACCACACAACGACCGAAGCTGCGATCGACTCACGCTTGCGCAGCGCGTTGCCGCTCTTGCATATGGCAGGTGCTGTTCTGCTCGTCATTGCCGTCGCCGGGCCTGCACGTGCGCAGAACACCGGTATCGCAGCTTGCGACGACTTTTTGGCAAAATACGATACTTGCGTGACGTCGAAGCTTCCGGAGGCGCAGCGCGCGACCTACAAGGCGCAGCTCGACCAGACGCGCAAGACGTGGCTTGACATGGCCAAGAACCCGTCAACAAAGCCAGCCATGGAACAAAGTTGCAAGCAGACGATGGACGCGATCAAGACCTCGCTGCAAGGCTTCGGCTGCTCGTTCTAA
- a CDS encoding caspase family protein — MSKKHLCLAILALSIAISFAATARAEKRVALLVGNNAYENIPRLQTAVNDARAVGTALRKLGFSVISVENQSRRAMSEAMLAFDKAIEPGDTALFFFAGHGFEIQGQNYLLPTDIPEVREGQEELIRDSAIPAGRIIDRLQGRGARTVVLVLDACRNNPFERPGGRGLKGSGGLAAMTPAEGVFIMFSAGAKQTALDRLSSTERASNSVFTRNLIRRLGEPDLTLVQIAKRLQIEVRQLAASVGRDQTPAYYDQVVGEIVLNSSGRPTPAAPPPPQTAALLSDVDKRATEAVPAPPADPLTAELDALAAAKSWSELRGHLTTVRPTARDAHWASLAEQAAIGELTPLATSPHPFHDRLAALEHYATTFPILNDNPKFLALRTSIGLSAFGDCLEQAYGTILVDCRRRLESFVRTTPKSAGTVRVDLARDAARLVGRKLNRSAAAPFFAIAIEAPPEANAAVCTDPDLTDAVIAALGRPPDWDEAKAAGALTEACWNTLGTAVVAQVARETGESYYLGNACPILLQRDALTGLRAARCREIKSR; from the coding sequence ATGTCGAAAAAACACTTGTGCCTGGCAATTCTCGCGCTGAGCATCGCGATAAGTTTCGCCGCAACCGCACGCGCAGAGAAGCGCGTTGCACTGCTGGTCGGCAATAACGCCTATGAGAACATTCCGCGGCTGCAGACCGCCGTCAACGATGCGCGCGCGGTCGGCACCGCACTGCGCAAGCTCGGCTTCTCGGTGATTTCCGTAGAGAACCAGTCGCGCCGTGCCATGAGCGAGGCCATGCTCGCCTTCGACAAGGCGATCGAGCCTGGTGACACTGCGCTGTTCTTCTTCGCTGGACACGGCTTCGAGATCCAGGGCCAGAACTACCTACTGCCAACGGACATCCCGGAAGTTCGCGAGGGACAGGAAGAGCTAATCCGCGATTCCGCAATTCCAGCCGGCCGGATCATCGACCGGCTGCAGGGGCGCGGCGCCCGCACCGTGGTGCTCGTGCTCGACGCTTGCCGTAACAATCCGTTCGAGCGGCCGGGCGGACGCGGGCTCAAGGGCAGCGGCGGTCTCGCAGCGATGACGCCTGCGGAAGGCGTGTTCATCATGTTCTCCGCTGGCGCCAAGCAAACCGCGCTCGACCGGCTGTCCAGCACCGAGCGCGCCTCAAACTCCGTATTCACGCGAAACCTCATACGGCGGCTCGGGGAGCCGGACCTGACGCTGGTGCAGATTGCCAAGCGCCTGCAAATCGAGGTGCGGCAGCTGGCGGCGAGCGTCGGTCGCGACCAAACGCCGGCCTACTACGACCAGGTCGTTGGCGAGATCGTGCTCAACTCAAGCGGACGCCCCACGCCTGCCGCCCCCCCGCCACCACAAACCGCAGCCCTGCTCTCCGACGTCGACAAGCGTGCCACCGAGGCCGTGCCGGCTCCCCCGGCCGATCCTCTGACCGCCGAACTCGACGCGCTGGCGGCCGCGAAAAGCTGGAGCGAGCTCCGCGGCCACCTGACAACGGTGAGGCCGACGGCGCGCGACGCACACTGGGCTTCGTTGGCCGAACAAGCCGCGATCGGCGAATTAACTCCGCTTGCAACGTCGCCGCATCCATTTCACGATCGGCTTGCGGCGCTCGAGCACTATGCCACGACCTTTCCGATCCTGAACGACAACCCGAAATTCCTGGCCCTGCGCACGTCGATCGGCCTGTCCGCGTTCGGCGACTGCCTTGAGCAGGCTTACGGGACGATACTCGTCGATTGCCGTCGGCGACTGGAGAGCTTCGTGCGCACAACGCCCAAGAGCGCCGGTACGGTGCGCGTCGACCTCGCGCGTGACGCTGCCCGTCTGGTCGGACGCAAGCTCAACCGATCCGCCGCTGCGCCGTTTTTCGCCATCGCGATCGAAGCACCGCCCGAAGCGAACGCGGCGGTCTGTACGGATCCAGATCTGACGGACGCCGTCATTGCCGCGCTCGGCCGGCCTCCCGACTGGGATGAGGCCAAGGCAGCGGGGGCGCTCACGGAAGCCTGCTGGAACACACTCGGCACCGCAGTCGTGGCGCAAGTCGCGCGCGAGACCGGCGAGAGCTATTACCTTGGCAATGCTTGCCCGATACTATTGCAGCGCGACGCCTTGACAGGACTGCGCGCGGCCCGCTGCCGGGAAATTAAATCGCGATAG
- a CDS encoding sugar phosphate isomerase/epimerase, with protein MSATVRPATMKGPAIFLAQFIGDAQPFDSFDAICGWAAGLGYKGVQVPTSDPRLIDIDKAAASQTYCDEIAGVAANHGLVITELSTHLQGQLVAVHPAYNESFDAFAPPAVRGRPNERQVWAVDQMMKAAQASRRLGLTGSVSFTGALAWPFLYPWPQRPPGLIETAFDELARRWRPILDAYEEAGVDLCYEVHPGEDVCDGITFEMFYERTGNHPRCAINYDPSHFVLQQLDYLAFIDIYAERIRAFHVKDAEFNPTGRQGVYSGFQPWINRAGCFRSLGDGQVDFKAIFSRLAAIGFDRWAVLEWECCLKNAEDGAREGAAFIRDHIIRVTERAFDDFAGGTSDETQIRRTLGLI; from the coding sequence ATGTCAGCGACTGTCCGACCGGCCACCATGAAGGGGCCCGCAATTTTTCTGGCGCAGTTCATCGGCGATGCACAGCCGTTTGACAGCTTCGATGCCATCTGCGGCTGGGCGGCAGGACTCGGTTACAAGGGCGTTCAGGTCCCGACCTCCGATCCACGCCTGATCGATATCGACAAGGCTGCGGCCTCTCAAACCTATTGCGATGAGATTGCCGGCGTGGCTGCGAACCATGGTCTGGTGATCACGGAATTGTCCACCCACTTGCAAGGGCAGCTCGTCGCGGTTCATCCGGCCTACAACGAATCCTTCGACGCTTTTGCGCCGCCGGCAGTCAGGGGCAGGCCGAACGAACGTCAGGTCTGGGCGGTAGATCAAATGATGAAGGCCGCGCAGGCGTCTCGCCGCCTCGGCCTCACCGGCAGCGTGAGCTTCACCGGCGCCCTGGCCTGGCCGTTCCTCTATCCCTGGCCGCAGCGGCCGCCTGGCCTGATCGAGACGGCGTTCGACGAACTCGCGCGTCGCTGGCGTCCGATCCTCGATGCATATGAGGAAGCGGGCGTCGACCTTTGCTACGAGGTCCATCCAGGCGAGGACGTATGCGACGGCATTACCTTCGAGATGTTCTACGAGCGCACCGGCAATCACCCGCGTTGCGCGATCAACTACGATCCGTCCCATTTCGTCCTGCAGCAACTGGACTATCTGGCCTTCATCGACATTTACGCCGAGCGCATCCGCGCCTTCCATGTCAAGGACGCGGAGTTCAATCCGACCGGCAGGCAGGGCGTCTATTCGGGCTTCCAGCCCTGGATCAATCGCGCCGGCTGCTTTCGCTCGCTCGGCGACGGACAGGTCGACTTCAAGGCGATCTTCTCGCGGCTGGCTGCCATCGGATTCGACCGCTGGGCGGTGCTGGAGTGGGAATGCTGCCTGAAGAACGCGGAGGACGGCGCGCGCGAAGGTGCCGCCTTTATCCGCGACCACATCATCCGCGTCACCGAGCGAGCCTTCGACGACTTCGCCGGCGGCACCAGCGACGAGACGCAGATCCGACGGACATTGGGCCTCATCTGA
- a CDS encoding sigma-70 family RNA polymerase sigma factor has protein sequence MWSRSLLVQNLLVPKKAKPQDDDADSANAVADRAVSSELQIAPPLSGNFDHALVNAVLSGEVGAASRFLEHVSTTLWSIVVKLVGDGADAEAAFLHIVASLKADDYARLRGFNGRSRITTYLSLVARDVLADQLAGQFSKTPREAWERFSRYFEADVRSRIAKQLPSKLGRAGREDAYQEVCLKLIENDFRRIRSYGGRGSFTGYILTVVDRILIDLVRRETPRRRMPAAISRSPPLDQAIYTAVVWEGCPLDADRLAAALRGRLVQDPTAADIAESVARLGGIVRLERTSPATEAVSLEALLGEGGSISIADSSPTPEDRLLLFEEEERRAALVAAINAAAEKLPSDERLYLQIVFSANEPLPARGIARLMGCPVEDVYRLKQRSQKWLKEITVQLEKNSDMSV, from the coding sequence ATGTGGTCGCGCAGCCTGTTGGTTCAGAATCTGTTGGTACCAAAAAAAGCCAAGCCACAAGACGACGATGCCGACAGTGCCAACGCGGTAGCCGACCGAGCGGTCTCTTCCGAGCTTCAGATTGCGCCGCCGTTGAGCGGCAATTTTGATCACGCACTCGTCAATGCCGTCCTCTCCGGTGAGGTGGGCGCGGCGAGCAGATTTCTCGAACACGTCTCGACGACCCTATGGTCGATCGTCGTGAAGCTGGTAGGCGATGGAGCCGACGCGGAGGCTGCATTCCTTCACATCGTCGCATCACTGAAGGCTGACGATTATGCGCGGCTGCGAGGGTTCAACGGGCGTTCGCGGATTACGACGTATTTGTCGCTTGTCGCTCGCGATGTTCTCGCCGACCAACTGGCGGGACAATTCAGCAAAACGCCGCGCGAGGCGTGGGAGAGATTCTCGCGCTACTTCGAGGCCGACGTTCGCAGCCGGATCGCCAAACAATTGCCGAGCAAACTTGGTAGAGCCGGTCGCGAGGACGCGTATCAAGAAGTATGCCTCAAGCTGATCGAGAATGATTTTCGTCGCATCCGTTCTTACGGGGGCCGCGGCAGCTTCACAGGCTATATTCTGACAGTGGTCGATCGTATCCTGATCGATCTCGTGCGGCGTGAAACGCCTCGACGGCGTATGCCGGCGGCGATTTCCCGTTCGCCGCCGCTCGACCAGGCGATTTATACGGCCGTGGTATGGGAGGGTTGTCCGCTGGACGCCGATCGGCTTGCCGCTGCACTACGCGGCAGGCTGGTGCAAGATCCGACAGCTGCTGACATCGCCGAGTCGGTCGCGCGCCTTGGCGGTATCGTGAGGTTGGAGCGCACATCGCCTGCAACCGAGGCCGTCTCGCTTGAGGCACTGCTTGGCGAAGGCGGAAGTATTTCGATCGCGGATTCATCGCCAACTCCCGAGGACCGGTTGCTGCTCTTTGAGGAGGAAGAGCGCCGCGCAGCTCTCGTCGCGGCCATCAATGCGGCAGCGGAAAAGCTTCCTTCGGATGAACGGTTGTACCTTCAGATTGTATTTTCGGCCAATGAGCCGTTGCCGGCACGTGGCATTGCGAGGCTGATGGGTTGTCCGGTCGAGGACGTCTATCGCTTGAAGCAGCGCAGCCAGAAATGGCTAAAAGAAATCACGGTGCAATTGGAAAAGAATTCCGATATGTCCGTCTAA
- the rpiB gene encoding ribose 5-phosphate isomerase B, translated as MRLVIGSDHAGWSLKKAVIDHVRSLGHEVVDVGSYDANPVDFPDIARAVAGKIISGEVARGIMVCGTGVGASIAANKMKGIRAAVCHDVHSAHQSVEHDDVNVMCIGAQIVGPWLANDLISSFLAAEFSTEEDFRRRVQKLHEMDAEG; from the coding sequence ATGCGTCTCGTCATAGGATCCGACCATGCCGGCTGGTCGCTCAAGAAGGCCGTCATCGATCACGTGCGCAGCCTCGGACATGAGGTCGTCGATGTCGGATCCTACGACGCAAATCCGGTGGATTTTCCGGATATCGCACGGGCGGTCGCGGGGAAGATCATCTCCGGAGAGGTCGCCCGCGGCATCATGGTGTGCGGCACCGGTGTTGGTGCCTCGATTGCGGCCAACAAGATGAAGGGTATCCGCGCCGCGGTCTGTCACGATGTCCATTCGGCCCACCAGAGCGTCGAGCATGACGATGTGAATGTCATGTGCATTGGCGCGCAGATCGTTGGACCGTGGCTCGCCAATGATCTGATCTCCTCGTTTCTTGCCGCCGAATTTTCGACGGAGGAGGATTTCCGACGACGCGTCCAGAAGCTTCACGAGATGGATGCGGAAGGCTGA
- a CDS encoding transporter substrate-binding domain-containing protein has translation MILSSAVAACCLVVLADRPAQADLLDDITKAKKIRISTDLAIPPSGMMDSSMKPTGSDVEVAQLLAKDWGLELEFIQTTGATRIPNVQTGKADIIISTLSVTPERAKVIDFSKRYATLQSDIGCLKSLNVKDWPDLKDKTVGVSRGTTQDTMLSNMKDKELKIARYDDDATGVTAAVSGQVDCVGSSATIINQIGVKNPARVFESKIPLASFDLAIGLKKGETRLLEKLNAWVTENVKNGKLNAIYKKFHGVELPPDMRG, from the coding sequence ATGATTCTGAGCAGCGCCGTCGCTGCATGCTGTCTCGTCGTGCTGGCTGACCGGCCGGCGCAGGCCGACCTGCTCGATGACATCACGAAGGCCAAGAAGATTCGGATCTCGACGGACCTTGCCATTCCTCCGTCCGGCATGATGGACAGCAGCATGAAGCCGACCGGCTCCGATGTCGAGGTTGCCCAGTTGCTGGCAAAGGATTGGGGACTGGAGCTGGAATTCATCCAGACTACCGGCGCGACGCGGATTCCGAATGTGCAGACCGGCAAGGCGGATATCATCATTTCGACCCTGTCAGTCACGCCAGAGCGGGCCAAGGTGATCGATTTTTCCAAGCGCTACGCGACCCTACAATCGGATATCGGCTGCCTGAAATCACTGAACGTCAAGGACTGGCCGGACCTGAAGGACAAGACCGTGGGCGTCTCGCGCGGCACCACGCAGGATACGATGCTGTCGAACATGAAGGACAAGGAACTGAAGATCGCGCGCTATGACGACGATGCCACCGGGGTGACGGCGGCCGTCTCCGGCCAGGTCGATTGCGTCGGTTCGTCGGCCACGATCATCAACCAGATCGGCGTCAAGAATCCGGCGCGCGTCTTCGAGTCCAAGATCCCGCTCGCCAGCTTCGATCTCGCCATCGGCCTGAAGAAGGGTGAGACGCGCTTGCTGGAGAAGCTCAACGCGTGGGTCACCGAAAACGTCAAAAACGGCAAGCTCAACGCCATCTACAAGAAATTCCATGGCGTCGAACTGCCACCCGATATGCGCGGCTGA